Proteins found in one Salinimonas lutimaris genomic segment:
- a CDS encoding tetratricopeptide repeat protein, producing MMKTTFKMSALALVMGVSAVLSAPAMAQSSAPVECPGYEKGKTQLVGERAGKKVQKAFEAYNEDRVEEALQILYEADPSDDFDKAYVGRFIGNLLAAKDDAGDKALEYLTSAVEPKVLNDTEHSQTLKLLGDLNLREENYKDAIKWYSAWMDFTCKEDADVYVRMAQSYFETKQLDKVIEPSDRAIALYEKPNKNPYVLKLQSYYQRKMYPETVKVAETLVNTFPETPAWWTQLGVFYMLVENYSDALATMEIAYDAGYLEKESQFKNLAQLYSTNGIPYKAAKILETHVEKGDIKKDAQMMRNIANSYHQAKNYDVAANYYGKAGQMSSDPEDFQKQGTLLLVAEDYKGAITALNNALDRGAEEEGKIHFSLMEANFYLGNFKKAWDYVQLAKKEKSMRRNALAWEPYIKEKAKNRGINI from the coding sequence ATGATGAAAACTACATTCAAAATGTCAGCCCTTGCTTTAGTCATGGGAGTCTCAGCTGTTCTGTCTGCGCCAGCGATGGCGCAGTCATCAGCCCCAGTGGAATGCCCGGGTTATGAAAAGGGTAAAACACAACTGGTTGGTGAACGTGCTGGTAAGAAAGTTCAGAAAGCTTTCGAAGCATACAACGAAGATCGCGTTGAAGAAGCGCTGCAGATTCTTTATGAAGCAGACCCTTCAGACGACTTTGATAAGGCGTATGTCGGTCGGTTTATCGGTAACCTTTTAGCGGCTAAAGATGATGCTGGTGACAAGGCGTTAGAATATCTGACTTCTGCGGTCGAGCCCAAAGTATTGAATGACACAGAGCATTCTCAAACACTTAAGCTGCTGGGTGACCTTAACCTGCGTGAAGAAAACTACAAAGATGCCATTAAATGGTATAGCGCGTGGATGGACTTTACGTGTAAAGAAGATGCAGATGTTTATGTTCGCATGGCACAGTCTTACTTTGAAACTAAGCAATTAGACAAAGTTATTGAGCCTTCAGACAGAGCGATTGCGCTGTATGAAAAGCCGAACAAAAACCCTTATGTTCTGAAGTTGCAGTCTTACTACCAACGTAAGATGTACCCAGAAACAGTCAAGGTTGCTGAAACTCTGGTTAATACGTTCCCTGAAACGCCGGCGTGGTGGACTCAGTTGGGTGTATTCTACATGCTTGTAGAAAACTACTCAGATGCGTTAGCTACAATGGAAATCGCTTATGATGCGGGTTATCTGGAAAAAGAGTCACAGTTTAAAAACTTGGCTCAACTATATTCCACAAACGGTATTCCGTACAAAGCGGCTAAGATTCTGGAAACTCACGTTGAAAAGGGTGATATCAAGAAAGACGCACAAATGATGCGTAATATTGCTAACTCTTATCATCAGGCCAAGAACTATGATGTTGCTGCTAACTATTATGGTAAAGCAGGGCAGATGAGTTCTGATCCGGAAGATTTCCAGAAACAGGGTACGCTGCTGTTGGTTGCAGAAGATTATAAAGGGGCAATTACTGCTCTGAATAATGCTCTGGACCGTGGTGCAGAAGAAGAGGGTAAAATCCACTTCTCGTTGATGGAAGCAAACTTCTACCTTGGTAACTTTAAGAAAGCCTGGGACTATGTTCAGCTTGCGAAGAAAGAGAAATCTATGCGTCGCAACGCGTTAGCCTGGGAACCTTATATCAAGGAAAAAGCCAAAAACCGTGGCATCAATATCTAA
- a CDS encoding GNAT family N-acetyltransferase: MAFANLFDWIKQRAALADAQRQILVLSTDTAVELAEDVIQHHSTTMTCWLGETTSQTSAFVQRPTTLYKQVLGQEFDLVVYNTCDGFRPSALLALSGTVKQGGLCIVITPPLPLWHEHSSVTRPHHLSHGYTMSHSRYIRQLSQTMLSDENIAVIDEQCVRLPPPKSTTRSPANMPGSLTSEQQQVFTNIIRDIQHNLPLTALTALRGRGKSTVLGFIAGYLTEQGMSVALTSPIHQTQQVFFDALGKAVKQNRGLMDKVSWLAPDHSLLLSGQYDVLLVDEAAALPQPVLSGYLAANRQVVVSSTTVGFEGSGHGFIYKFLQPRLQLGQASHYQLHTAMRWQQEDTMERWLHRALFIDAVEHAADNTIHEQSSPVAVDPAQLQINCWRPEAISPDKLRTLFSLLSHAHYQTTPEDFMRMMDAPDGLFFVAHIDDEMVGAAVVTIEGGERLAALAHDIACGKRRIKGHLSAQSAASLIVEPTLATHQYWRVGRIATASAFRGQGVGTSLLKVIRDNAIQYEVDWLATSFGHTHQLEQFWQHSGFWPARLGQKADKASGLVSLLMLQSLSARSAEQRQALSEAYQLDQGHYQTGSQSALVSAIVTRRLNAFCRQTLALEQTGNALPCYIAGQLRAGKDIPSILKALYLDMLTDQVLLSTFSLSGKKALNEAIRAATLELLQTSQQ, encoded by the coding sequence ATGGCTTTCGCAAACCTCTTCGACTGGATAAAACAACGTGCTGCACTGGCCGACGCCCAGCGTCAGATACTGGTGCTCTCTACTGACACCGCCGTCGAACTGGCAGAAGACGTTATTCAGCATCACAGCACAACAATGACGTGCTGGCTGGGCGAAACGACCAGTCAGACAAGCGCTTTTGTGCAACGCCCGACCACCCTGTATAAACAGGTGCTGGGGCAGGAATTTGATTTGGTGGTGTACAACACCTGTGACGGGTTCAGGCCATCAGCATTATTGGCGCTGTCCGGAACAGTAAAACAGGGCGGTTTATGCATTGTCATTACCCCGCCGCTGCCGCTCTGGCATGAGCATAGTTCGGTTACCCGGCCGCATCATCTTTCCCACGGATATACGATGTCACACAGCCGTTATATCCGGCAGTTAAGTCAGACCATGCTCAGCGATGAGAATATTGCCGTGATAGATGAGCAGTGTGTGCGCCTGCCCCCCCCAAAAAGTACTACTCGCAGTCCCGCCAACATGCCGGGTTCACTAACCAGTGAGCAGCAGCAGGTGTTTACTAACATTATCCGCGATATTCAGCACAACTTGCCACTAACCGCGCTTACCGCACTTCGTGGCAGAGGTAAATCAACAGTGCTGGGCTTCATTGCAGGCTATCTGACTGAACAAGGCATGTCTGTGGCGCTGACCAGCCCGATACATCAGACTCAGCAGGTATTTTTTGACGCCCTGGGAAAAGCGGTTAAACAAAACCGTGGTTTGATGGATAAAGTAAGCTGGCTGGCACCGGATCATTCACTGCTTTTGAGCGGGCAATACGATGTATTGTTAGTGGATGAAGCCGCCGCCCTCCCCCAACCGGTGTTATCCGGTTATCTGGCGGCCAATCGTCAGGTAGTGGTCAGTTCAACCACGGTGGGATTTGAAGGCTCAGGGCATGGGTTTATTTATAAATTTTTACAGCCTCGCCTGCAGCTGGGTCAGGCAAGTCATTATCAGTTGCATACCGCCATGCGCTGGCAACAGGAAGATACCATGGAGCGCTGGCTGCACCGTGCGTTGTTTATCGATGCAGTGGAACATGCTGCTGACAATACAATACATGAACAATCCTCACCTGTTGCCGTTGACCCTGCGCAGTTACAGATTAATTGCTGGCGACCCGAAGCCATATCGCCAGATAAGTTACGAACACTGTTTTCACTGTTAAGCCATGCTCATTACCAGACCACACCAGAAGACTTTATGCGCATGATGGATGCCCCGGATGGTCTGTTTTTTGTGGCTCATATTGATGATGAGATGGTTGGTGCTGCAGTAGTCACTATTGAAGGCGGTGAAAGACTGGCAGCGCTGGCCCATGACATTGCCTGCGGCAAACGTCGGATTAAAGGTCATTTAAGTGCGCAAAGTGCTGCCAGCCTGATTGTTGAGCCGACGCTTGCTACCCATCAATACTGGCGGGTTGGTCGTATTGCGACAGCTTCTGCGTTTCGTGGACAAGGCGTAGGGACCAGCCTGTTAAAAGTCATCCGCGATAATGCAATCCAATACGAGGTAGACTGGCTCGCGACCTCCTTTGGGCATACTCATCAGCTGGAACAGTTCTGGCAGCATAGCGGGTTCTGGCCAGCCCGGCTTGGCCAGAAAGCGGATAAGGCTTCCGGTCTGGTCAGTTTATTGATGTTGCAGTCATTATCCGCCAGGTCTGCTGAGCAACGTCAGGCTTTATCTGAGGCTTATCAGCTTGATCAGGGCCATTACCAAACGGGCTCTCAATCAGCGCTGGTCAGCGCTATTGTTACCCGCCGACTGAACGCTTTTTGCCGTCAGACTCTGGCGCTGGAACAAACCGGCAACGCCCTGCCCTGTTACATCGCAGGGCAGTTACGGGCTGGCAAAGATATACCATCAATATTAAAGGCACTTTATCTCGACATGCTTACAGATCAGGTGTTACTCAGCACATTCTCGCTATCAGGTAAAAAAGCACTGAATGAGGCTATCCGCGCGGCCACCCTAGAACTATTGCAAACATCACAACAATGA
- a CDS encoding helix-turn-helix domain-containing protein, whose translation MQYKGLFWSAIVRSLLSLRRDSGLHNAVDSRALEMLHQLESGLFQDGDLHTLLAELIPVHQRISIGKSLIGYIDFNKMGNLVMFATAVKNIDSALATLQPRSSEIFSQQLSQHTSEAPLCTVLSWQGSASALADDLQVYFLFALFRHLAGRQFDFTRAELPLAEASLLSSLSSAPIRHADNIQLAFEKKWGNQLSFYHSQAIEKLLAPTLSKTTGPGLKESIQAIFDRAEAPARIRAEWVAEQMGQTESGFRRTLKNHDIAFSAVLKEYIHDKSCQKLISGNKTDDTASELGFSDRRSFERSFKEFTGISAGQLRQLGNRLRFQKGNGSLLDIVDNLPPLPETIQALLNIEDDKLTLDTVVELVTRDPIFQAHIMSKASKAVFGSTPTNLEQAIGRNLGLSNIKHLAVLFAAQQQLNAQCRHADVEKLTDAMLLSHELYNRLFGFEQVNAEQKEIIRQLLLFGTLSSFLFFHEECLFVDGILTFWDDASSLLAFTQRISDEFGLCLYGSTSLMLLRWGFKNTINQQLWKLCQAQECVGVETIASRVILSQNLAYTTVALPHGDVDRELAALPAELATQATALLEKW comes from the coding sequence ATGCAGTATAAAGGGTTGTTCTGGTCTGCCATAGTCAGGTCATTATTAAGCTTACGTCGGGACTCAGGTCTGCACAACGCGGTTGATAGCCGGGCTCTGGAAATGCTACATCAGCTGGAATCAGGTCTTTTTCAGGATGGTGACCTGCACACTTTACTGGCTGAGCTTATTCCCGTGCACCAGCGCATCAGTATCGGCAAGTCGCTCATCGGCTATATCGACTTTAATAAAATGGGTAATCTGGTCATGTTTGCCACTGCGGTTAAAAATATCGACAGTGCGCTGGCCACGCTACAGCCCCGCAGTAGTGAAATTTTCAGTCAGCAACTATCCCAGCACACCAGCGAAGCCCCCTTGTGTACGGTATTAAGCTGGCAGGGCAGCGCATCAGCGCTGGCTGACGATCTTCAGGTGTACTTTTTGTTTGCCCTGTTCCGCCATCTGGCTGGTCGACAGTTTGATTTTACCCGGGCAGAGTTACCGCTGGCTGAAGCCTCCCTGTTATCCAGTTTATCATCAGCCCCGATTCGGCATGCTGATAATATTCAACTGGCCTTTGAAAAAAAATGGGGTAACCAGCTGTCGTTTTATCATAGCCAGGCAATTGAAAAACTGCTGGCGCCAACGCTCAGCAAAACCACCGGCCCCGGCTTAAAAGAATCTATTCAGGCCATATTTGACCGCGCTGAGGCGCCGGCACGTATTCGCGCAGAATGGGTCGCGGAGCAAATGGGTCAGACAGAATCCGGGTTTCGCCGTACCCTGAAAAACCACGATATTGCTTTTAGTGCAGTACTGAAAGAATACATCCATGATAAAAGCTGCCAGAAGCTGATCAGCGGGAATAAAACTGACGATACAGCCAGTGAGCTGGGCTTTTCTGACCGCCGCTCTTTCGAGCGCAGCTTTAAAGAGTTTACCGGCATCAGTGCCGGGCAGCTGCGTCAGCTGGGCAATCGGCTGCGCTTTCAAAAAGGTAACGGTAGCCTGCTTGATATTGTTGATAATCTGCCACCACTGCCTGAAACCATTCAGGCGTTACTGAACATAGAGGATGATAAGCTGACGCTGGACACCGTGGTTGAACTGGTCACCCGGGATCCTATCTTTCAGGCGCATATTATGAGCAAGGCCAGCAAAGCCGTATTCGGATCAACGCCGACTAACCTGGAGCAGGCCATCGGACGAAATCTGGGGCTGAGTAATATTAAGCATCTGGCTGTGCTATTTGCCGCGCAGCAACAGCTCAATGCCCAGTGCCGCCATGCTGATGTGGAAAAACTGACCGATGCCATGCTGCTGAGTCATGAGCTGTACAATCGTTTGTTTGGGTTTGAACAGGTTAATGCAGAGCAAAAAGAAATCATTCGCCAGTTGCTGCTGTTTGGCACTTTATCGTCATTTCTGTTTTTTCATGAAGAATGTCTGTTTGTTGACGGTATCCTGACCTTCTGGGATGACGCATCCAGTCTGCTTGCCTTTACCCAAAGAATCAGTGATGAATTCGGGTTATGTTTGTATGGCTCAACGTCCTTGATGTTGTTGCGCTGGGGATTCAAAAACACGATAAACCAGCAGTTATGGAAGTTGTGCCAGGCACAGGAGTGTGTGGGTGTAGAAACCATTGCCAGCCGGGTTATTCTTAGTCAGAACCTGGCTTATACCACGGTGGCCCTGCCACACGGTGACGTTGACAGAGAGCTGGCCGCTTTACCAGCAGAGCTGGCCACACAGGCCACCGCTTTGCTGGAAAAATGGTAG
- a CDS encoding ExbD/TolR family protein — protein MARKVRTEEEDAQIDMTPMLDVVFIMLIFFIVTTVFVKEAGIEVNKPDANQATLHKNANIFVAITDDGSVWLDKREVAVESVRANIERLLTEQPTDYVIIQADVKAKHGVVVKVMDQIKAAGVDRISVAARG, from the coding sequence ATGGCGCGAAAAGTCAGAACCGAAGAGGAAGATGCGCAAATTGATATGACGCCCATGCTGGACGTTGTATTCATCATGCTGATTTTCTTCATCGTTACTACTGTTTTCGTAAAAGAAGCAGGTATTGAAGTAAACAAGCCGGATGCAAATCAGGCCACGCTTCACAAGAATGCCAATATCTTCGTCGCCATCACTGACGATGGAAGTGTGTGGCTGGACAAACGTGAAGTGGCGGTAGAGAGTGTCAGAGCCAACATTGAACGACTGTTAACAGAGCAGCCTACGGATTACGTTATTATCCAGGCTGACGTTAAAGCCAAGCATGGTGTAGTCGTAAAAGTGATGGACCAGATCAAAGCTGCAGGTGTTGATCGCATTTCAGTAGCAGCAAGGGGATAA
- a CDS encoding DUF3450 domain-containing protein, whose amino-acid sequence MSKRTLIASTVMGAFALTGSAAVSAVTLNDLQKEEGKIHAAAAKSQEKINTLFEQSQELLVEYRQTVDQTENLKVYNDYIASLVADQQRSIDSLQRQIDSIEQTKQGIVPLMFRMIDSLEKFVELDVPIHLEERRSRIQRLRDIMENSNVTVSEQFRQVIEAYLVEVEYGTKMSSYQGTIDNAGTEVTVDFYNLGRTALLALSLDQNHAWVWDNDARQWQELGDEYLASVVDAVKMANGTITPDLIKLPIKAAE is encoded by the coding sequence ATGAGCAAGAGAACTCTTATTGCTTCTACTGTCATGGGTGCATTTGCACTGACAGGCAGTGCAGCCGTCTCTGCAGTTACTCTTAACGATCTTCAAAAAGAAGAAGGTAAGATTCACGCGGCTGCAGCGAAATCTCAAGAAAAAATCAACACACTATTCGAACAATCTCAAGAGTTGTTGGTTGAGTACCGTCAAACTGTTGACCAAACAGAGAACCTGAAAGTTTATAACGACTACATTGCGAGTCTGGTTGCTGACCAACAACGTAGCATCGATTCTCTACAACGTCAGATCGACAGCATCGAACAAACCAAGCAAGGTATCGTTCCTCTGATGTTCCGTATGATCGACAGCCTGGAAAAGTTTGTTGAGCTGGATGTTCCTATCCACCTTGAAGAGCGTCGTTCGCGTATCCAGCGTCTTCGCGACATCATGGAAAACTCTAACGTTACCGTTTCAGAGCAGTTCCGTCAGGTTATCGAAGCATATCTGGTAGAAGTAGAGTACGGCACGAAGATGTCTTCTTATCAGGGCACTATCGACAATGCAGGTACTGAAGTTACTGTTGACTTCTACAACCTGGGTCGTACCGCTCTGCTGGCTCTGTCATTGGATCAAAATCACGCCTGGGTGTGGGATAATGATGCACGTCAATGGCAGGAATTGGGCGATGAGTACCTGGCGTCTGTGGTTGATGCTGTGAAGATGGCAAACGGCACAATCACCCCGGATCTTATCAAGTTACCAATCAAAGCAGCGGAGTAA
- a CDS encoding acyl-CoA thioesterase yields the protein MRFLSRRLVMPNDLNYADSLFGGRALEWIDEEAAIYAICQLGTNCLVTKHIGEISFESPAMQGDIVEFGLATKAVGRTSITVSCLVRNKATKKTICLADDIVFVKVDPVTRQPAPHGKTLESLEEQTEAELRSLNLLQD from the coding sequence ATGCGTTTCTTATCACGCCGTTTAGTGATGCCTAACGACCTTAACTATGCTGATTCCCTGTTTGGCGGCCGCGCGCTGGAGTGGATTGACGAAGAAGCCGCTATTTACGCTATTTGTCAGCTCGGCACTAACTGCCTGGTCACCAAGCACATTGGAGAGATCAGTTTCGAATCTCCGGCAATGCAGGGCGATATCGTCGAGTTTGGTCTGGCGACCAAAGCGGTGGGTCGTACGTCAATTACGGTCAGCTGTCTGGTCAGAAACAAAGCCACTAAAAAAACTATCTGTCTGGCTGATGATATTGTTTTTGTTAAGGTTGACCCGGTTACCCGCCAGCCAGCACCCCACGGAAAAACACTGGAAAGCCTGGAAGAACAGACTGAAGCAGAGCTGCGCAGCCTGAACCTCCTGCAAGATTAA
- a CDS encoding MotA/TolQ/ExbB proton channel family protein has protein sequence MKQVFKSLVAAATMAVFATGAQAQEAASLQDLLQQVKDNRVSEARINKQREAEFQSDRSDKQALLRKAQSDLKAEQDRGDRLQQQFSDNETTLNEKSSELEQATGTLGEMFGVVRQAASEAYGRISTSIVSAQYPGRDEFLAEMSEESKGLPNIQELEDLWFALQTEMTESGQVVRFNTSVVNLEGGSSDQEIVRVGTFNLVGEDGYLTYDAENKVVQPLGRQPESHLVGSAEDLSSATSGLIPFYADPSQGAILGLLKEKATWSERYHAGGAVGYVITGMLIIGLLIGLYKIITLGATGSKIKSQLKNPGNPSESNPLGRILKVYQANKGTDAENLELKLDEAILKELPTIESGINVIKIFAAIAPLLGLLGTVLGMIATFQTITLFGTGDPRLMAGSISMALVTTAQGIIAALPLILMHSIVASRSKSIVHILDEQTAGIIAAHTESGKA, from the coding sequence ATGAAACAAGTATTTAAATCTCTTGTAGCCGCTGCAACGATGGCGGTGTTCGCGACCGGTGCGCAGGCACAGGAAGCTGCAAGTTTGCAAGATCTGCTACAGCAGGTAAAAGACAACCGCGTGTCTGAAGCACGTATCAACAAGCAACGTGAAGCTGAATTCCAGTCTGACCGTTCAGACAAGCAAGCGCTACTGCGTAAAGCTCAGTCTGATCTGAAAGCTGAGCAAGATCGCGGTGACCGTCTGCAACAGCAATTTTCTGATAACGAAACCACGTTAAACGAAAAGTCTTCTGAACTGGAACAGGCTACCGGTACCTTGGGCGAAATGTTCGGTGTTGTACGTCAGGCAGCGTCTGAAGCATATGGCCGTATTTCTACGTCAATCGTTTCTGCTCAATACCCGGGCCGCGACGAGTTCCTTGCTGAAATGTCAGAAGAATCTAAAGGTCTTCCTAATATTCAGGAACTGGAAGATTTGTGGTTCGCACTGCAAACAGAAATGACTGAATCTGGTCAGGTTGTTCGCTTTAATACAAGCGTTGTAAACCTGGAAGGCGGTAGCTCAGACCAGGAAATCGTACGTGTTGGTACATTTAACCTGGTAGGTGAAGATGGTTACCTGACTTACGATGCAGAAAACAAAGTTGTTCAGCCTCTGGGCCGTCAGCCTGAAAGTCACCTGGTTGGTTCTGCAGAAGATCTGTCTTCAGCAACCTCTGGACTGATTCCTTTCTACGCTGACCCTTCACAAGGCGCAATTCTTGGTCTGCTGAAAGAAAAGGCAACATGGAGCGAGCGCTATCATGCAGGTGGTGCGGTTGGTTACGTGATCACTGGTATGCTAATCATCGGTCTGCTGATTGGTCTGTACAAAATCATCACGCTTGGCGCGACTGGCAGCAAAATCAAGTCACAGCTTAAAAATCCAGGTAACCCTTCAGAAAGCAACCCTCTGGGTCGTATCCTGAAAGTGTACCAGGCGAACAAAGGTACTGATGCAGAAAACCTTGAGCTGAAACTGGACGAAGCAATTCTGAAAGAACTGCCGACTATCGAAAGCGGTATCAACGTTATCAAGATCTTCGCTGCTATTGCACCGCTGCTGGGTCTGTTAGGTACAGTACTTGGTATGATCGCAACGTTCCAGACCATCACTCTGTTCGGTACAGGTGACCCGCGTCTGATGGCAGGTAGTATCTCTATGGCACTGGTTACCACTGCTCAGGGTATTATCGCAGCGCTGCCTCTGATTCTGATGCACAGCATCGTAGCTTCTCGCAGCAAGTCAATCGTTCATATTCTGGACGAGCAGACTGCTGGTATCATTGCTGCACACACTGAGTCGGGGAAAGCGTAA
- a CDS encoding energy transducer TonB codes for MVRFIVSILLGAAVAFGLFVLMAKLIESSGRPADEIPEAPVIDVVMQEPEADTQTRQRTPPPPPPPPQQPPKMQPVEPDSTEVNSDGFSLAVPAVDTGGVGVNIGAVGAMQQDGEATPIVRIDPKYPPQAARDGREGWVKLQFTINEQGGVEDIEVIDADPKRIFDREARRALSKWKYKPKIVEGKRVKQPNMFVQLDFKLEQ; via the coding sequence ATGGTTCGATTTATCGTTTCTATACTACTAGGTGCCGCGGTTGCCTTTGGTCTGTTCGTCTTAATGGCGAAACTAATCGAGAGTTCTGGTCGCCCGGCAGATGAAATTCCCGAAGCACCCGTTATTGATGTGGTAATGCAGGAACCGGAAGCAGATACGCAGACTCGTCAGCGTACACCGCCTCCGCCTCCACCACCACCTCAGCAGCCACCGAAGATGCAACCTGTAGAGCCGGACTCTACTGAAGTTAACAGTGATGGCTTCAGCTTAGCAGTTCCAGCTGTAGATACAGGCGGTGTAGGTGTAAACATTGGCGCGGTGGGCGCGATGCAACAAGATGGTGAAGCGACACCAATCGTACGTATCGACCCTAAATATCCGCCTCAAGCTGCCCGTGACGGCCGTGAGGGTTGGGTTAAACTTCAGTTCACTATTAATGAACAAGGTGGAGTTGAAGACATCGAAGTTATTGATGCTGACCCAAAACGTATTTTCGACCGCGAAGCGCGTCGTGCTCTGAGCAAATGGAAATACAAGCCTAAAATCGTTGAAGGTAAACGTGTTAAACAACCCAACATGTTCGTTCAGCTAGACTTTAAACTGGAGCAGTGA
- a CDS encoding MotA/TolQ/ExbB proton channel family protein, giving the protein MNSLIGLWESVREFIATGGDVLYFVAIALFLMWVLMIERYWYISAVFPKVKKDIITRWDARADTTSWYAHRIREAWISQASDDLDARMLIIRTLVAMCPLIGLLGTVTGMISVFETMATQGTSNARLMASGISMATIPTMAGMVAALSGLFISSRLEAKAKLAKEGLVDSLPHH; this is encoded by the coding sequence ATGAATAGCCTGATTGGATTATGGGAATCAGTCAGGGAATTTATCGCTACTGGTGGCGACGTGCTGTACTTTGTCGCCATCGCGCTCTTTCTTATGTGGGTATTAATGATTGAGCGCTACTGGTATATCTCAGCGGTCTTTCCAAAAGTGAAAAAAGATATTATCACTCGATGGGATGCCCGCGCAGATACTACCTCCTGGTATGCGCATAGAATCCGTGAAGCTTGGATTTCTCAAGCGTCTGATGACCTGGACGCTAGGATGTTAATCATTCGTACTCTGGTGGCAATGTGTCCACTGATTGGTCTGCTGGGAACAGTAACCGGGATGATTAGCGTATTTGAGACTATGGCAACGCAAGGTACCAGCAACGCCCGTTTGATGGCATCAGGTATCTCTATGGCAACAATCCCGACTATGGCCGGGATGGTAGCTGCGCTGTCTGGACTGTTCATCAGTTCTCGTCTTGAAGCCAAAGCTAAGTTGGCTAAAGAAGGCTTGGTTGACAGCCTGCCACATCATTAG